ATTCAGCGTCACCTACTCCACAAAGAATATTCCGCTTCCATCACAAAATGACTATCTACAGCGACTCATCGAAAAAACCGAGCAGTTTCTCCGCAGAATACGTTGGAAAGCTTACTTCTTCCTCAATCCTGGCACAATCAGCAACACTAAAGATACATACGGCtttaaatcaaccaagaacccaCCTCCGATCgaagagttaaaggaatttgaaaACGACATGCTCAAGATGATACAATCGACTAAATTCAAACACATTAACAGCCCTTTTCTTAAACTCAAAGACGACGCCATAAAGATTAAAAACGAAACGAAGCTACTTATCGCCGCCAACAAAACCACGAACTTCTACAAGCTAGAACCATCCGCCTACAACGACCTTCTTGAACAGAACATCACCAAGTCCTACAAAAAAGCACAACCTGACACCGTACAAGCCATccacgcagaaaacaaaaacatcgcAACGAAACTGGGTATAGACGACAGAGTAGACAAGACAGCTAACAAAGAAGCATTCATAACCCTCAAAGACCACAAACCGAACTTCGCCAACAAACCAACCTGCCGGCTGATCAACCCCACTAAATCAGAGATAGGCAAGATCAGCAAAAGAATCCTCGACAGAATCAACAGCAAAATCATAAGAGCAGCCAagttcaaccaatggaaaaacaccgccTCCGTAATCGAGTGGTTCAAATCCataaaaaacaagcaacacctaagttttatttgctttgacatcgaggaattctacccttccatcagccaagaccttctcaacaaagcactcgactttgCATCCACATATGACAACATCACCATGGACGAACGGAAAATCATAATACACGCTAAGAAATCAACACTCATACACAAGCAgcaaccctggcaaaagaaaggagacacGACATTTGACGTCACTATGGCTAGCTActacggcgccgaaacatgcgaGCTAGTAGGAAGTTTCCTTCTTTCACAGCTACAAGACCTAAGCATCAACGTAGGtctctacagagacgacggactagcaaccactaacaccacaccgagagataccaaaaacataaagaaggaaatttgccgaattttcaaccgcaacgggctacgtatcaccatcgaagcaaacaaaaagatcatcagcttcctagacgtcactttcaacctaaacaacagcacctaccaaccctacacaaagcccaacaccacactacagtacgtacaccgcgagagcaatcatccaccgatcaccacaaagaacatacctgccggcgtcaaaaaaaagactttcatccctttcatcggacaaagcttcattcgacaaagccgctcccccgtaccagaaagcacttgacgcaggcggatatcaatacaccctccactacgaacccatcacgactgccaaacgcaaaaacagacagcgaaacaacattctctggtacaaccctccattcagcaagaacgtcaacaccaacatcggacacagattcctcagcctaattgacaaacacttccctaaggatcacagcctccgcaaaatatttaaccgtaacaccatcaagatcagttacagctgtatgaataacaccaaacagatcaccgacaaccacaacaagcgcatcttacactcgccttactcatcttacacgaaagacaacaaagacggtacgagtaccaacaaaacatgcaactgccgacaaaagaacaatttccCGCTTAaccttcaatcttcagtcgtttaccaagccaccgtcacacggaacgacaacagcacctctggaacatacattggactcacagaaaccgacttcaaaacaagacacagaaaccacatcgcatcattccgccacgccaagcacaaaaactccaccgaacttagcaaaaACATCTGGTCACTCTAGAACGTccacattgactattctatttcctggcgcgtcttatcatctccctctccctacaacagctcctTTAAAAGATTCAACATCTGCCTAAgagagaaattcctgataatttgccgacctgacctctcatcactaaataagcgtaacaaacttgtatcttcatgctgacacagaaacaaagcgttgttacgcaacagctgaacctttttaagtttaccgcgtaatcgattatgcaaattttcCTAGTATATActcgatagtcacatgaatattctttcattaaacccctgaagagtgaagcgattcacgaaacaggcttgtcgggaaatgtagttgcgtctttttttcttcttaaaatatttattccgctctgctttaaggtattgagcactgttccacgagaaaatcgacttacatactccctatatatatatatatatatatatatatatatatatatatatatatatatatatatagatatatatataacggacaacttttggaagctaaaaggaaaaatatattgaaaaacgtttcggtcttagaccttcatcagtttacaGTATGTGGATAATAATTAGGTTTAAGAGCTTATATATGGTTTACAAGAAATTTTCGGTAtgttacaaaacttaacaacaGTACAAGTAAAAAATcgttacaaacaaaacaaaagaagtaattctattccgaaaggtacaatgtaataacagcgagaactaaaacaatcattaaagtaaagaattcaTGTGCTACATTCAGTTGTGAAGTTATGTGGTTCGTTAAGCTTGCAGACTATTTCGACTCAAGTGGTCGGTTGGTTGTAGGTGATTCTGTTCCTGGAGTggaattcttgccttttgttCAGGCCAAAAGGTGCTAATGAGAAAAGTTGCGCACTCCAGTACGCTTCCTTCGTGATCAAAAGTTTATCCAAAATCTCAGTGCAGTTGGTAGCAGACACCTGATCGATACACTGGAAAGAAAAGTCGTTAAGGGCATGCGGACTATTGTTATAATGTACCGCGACCTCACAGGTTTTCTTGTTCGTTACCATTGATGATTTATGATTACGGAAtctaactttgaattgtgttgcCGTTGAACCAACATATTGCAAGCGACATTTGTTGCAGGATGcaagataaattacatttttagaaTCACACGACAGTCTTGGTTTAATAAGTATTTTCTATTGGTTTGGAAACTCTGAAAATTTGATTCTATCAAAAAGTTTTTGCAAAGATCACATCTACTACGTTTACATTTAATGCAACCACCTGTTTCATTGGTTTCTTGTTCTACTCTTGTTCAGTATTTTGATGGcgccaaaatttctttcaagttttttgtGCTACGAAACGAGGGAATAATTGAATTAGATGGgaaaaattctcttaatttgggATTAGATTGTAACAGGTGCAAATGCTTCCTAATGACCTACACTATGTTAGGTATGTGAGGATTGAAGGTCATCACTAACGGAAACAGTTTTCTGTTCTCCCTGGTTGGGGACAAAAGCAGATCATCTCTAGGAATGGCCGAGGCTTTAAGGAATTGCCTCTTAAAGAGTATTTTCGGGTAGCCTTGATTAACAAGGTACCTTTCATATTCCAGCATTCGGGTCTCTCAAAAATTCTGATTTGTGCAATTCCTACGTAATCTCAAGGCCACTCCGTATGGAATCGCTTTGAATACATGTTTGGGGCGAGCACTAGTGGGTGGCAAGTACAGATGACTGTCCGTAGGTTTAGAGTAAATACCTGTTCTAATCAAGCCGTCAATAAGATACAATGTGACATCTAGCATATTAAGGTAGCTATCAGAagaaactaattcaaatttgatggtagggTAAAGAGAGTTGATGAATCCTGTGAAGTTTTCTAGAGCCAAGGGACCTTGCTGCCAGAGATCAAAAATGTCATCCTGATATCTCCACCATAAGGCAGGTTTTAGGGGGccgcaaaattttgctttgtgaTCTAATTTGCCCATGGCTAGATCAGCATAGCTGCATGCGTTCTTTGGGCCCATTGCTGTGCCAtgaatttgcaaaaagaaatcCCCCTTAAAAACCGAGTGATTACATTTCAGGTAGATTTCAACTGCTTCGAGGATGCATTTGGTTGATGGTATTGATTTGTCTCTGGCATCAAGGGCCTTTTCAACTGCTGGAAGACCTAAATTATTATCTATGTTGGGGAACATTGAGACAAGGTCCCAAGAGACCAACAAAGTGCCTTCAGGGAAAGGACCATTTCTGTTGAGCTCTTTAATTCTATTTAGCAGATCAGTGGTGTCTTTAATGAACGATGGCAATCTCCGTGCTAAaggttttaaataaaattctgTGAATTGCGACAAGTGTTCTATCGCCGTGCCACAACAAGAGGTTATGAGGCGTAGAGGATTGCCGGCTTTATGGGTCTTAATATTTCCAATTGCTACACCCGGTGTTGTCTCTTTATTCATCACCCATTCTGAAATTTGTCCTTTCTGTAGCCATTTAGAACACCACTTTTCAACTAAAGAGATGTGTTTGGAGGTTGGGTCGGATTGCACTGGTTTGTAGTGTAATTCATTGTTTAATTGTCCTAACATCTTGTTTTCGTAATCTTCCGGGTTTAAAACAACAAATCTAGATCCTTTATCTTGAATTCTGATAactttatctgatttttttaattctctaaGTGCAGCTCTTTCCCCCTTTGAGAGGGTTGGCCTAGTTAGTCTAATGTGAGaattaattatttctttcttaatGTTAGAAAGAAACAGTTCAAGTTCAGGGTACTTAGATACAGGaggcttccatttctttttacCTGGAATTCGTGGGAGGTGGCTTTCAGCATCTTCATGCTCTTCTGTTTCGTCTGTTTCTGTTTCATTCAAAGCGATTCCATACGGAGTGGCCTTGAGATTACGTAGGAATTGCTCAAATCAGAAGTTTTGAGAGACTCGAATGCTGGAATATGAAAGGTACCTTGTTAATCAAGGCTACCCGAAAATACTCGTTAAGAGGCAATTCCTTAAAGCCTCGGCCATTCCTAGAGTTGATCTgcttttttaaagaattttaaatttttttatagtttttaaaccaaaagttgtccattttcggcttcatttttaaccagttttttatCATCTACCGAATCAGGACTGTGAATCCTTGATCCTTGTGATCCTTTTGGTTGGCATCTTTGTTGGCTCAGGAAGCACTCATAACCgtctttctatatatatatatatatgtcccCTCCACCATATCCCCTCCACCATGTCCATTGCtattaaataaattgtaaaGATCAGATTGTGTTTTCTTTTCCATACAGTATTTTACATGCTGTCCCTCAGCCGCTGTTGCAGTGGACATAGAAACGAAATTTATCATGTATATATTttaagtgcgggttatagatgaaagggagaagtgatcctcgcactaatCTCGAccttttacagtgcgacgcgccttactgTGACCAGCTAACAAATTTGATTGAcggtcacgcctccttgcaaagttcgctcgattgtaagttgaacaccttTCCATGAGTTGTTGAGTTGACATATTTAAGCGTAGCTGTCAAATGCGAAAGTTTGTTGGGTAGCCACAGAAAGATGCAGTGCACTTAGTCACTTGTCTTTAATAGGGTGGCTTCTGCAAGAGATGATTGCTTAAATCGTCAAGAGGAGTGCGGGGATCACTTCTCCCTGTTGATGTACATATACTTGTTTTGATCCTGGTTTGTTCCACTTACATGCGTTGTTCTCCTCTCTGATACAGCTACGGTACATGCATTAACTTTGCCATAATGTGTGAAATTTCAGAAAGTGCTGGAACATCATCAGCTTCCTTACCATCCAGAGATGACCAAGGTGGAGAAAGATGTACAACTCTGAAATCTTGCACATCCACAATGGGTTTTGCACACAGAAGTGAAGACAATGGCCAGAAGTTTACACCAGATCATGTCTACGACTTGTCTGCATCCGCTTCTTTTAATATTGACAGTGAGAATCCTGTGTCAATTAACATTGAGGATAATGATCCTCTGTCCATGGAAAGTGTCGGAACCAATGACAAAGAGGGAATTTGTGTCCCCGTCTCTTCTGAACAAAGTGGCCCATCAAGTGGTGCTAGCAGCGTATGTGTTAATGCTTTACGCACTGCTGAAGGTAGCCCGGTTTGTTCGAGAAGCAGCTCACAAGGCTCTTCCAAGAAGTCAGCTAAAGCACCAGAAGTGGTCTTAACTTCTCATTCTGCTTCGGCACCTGGTGAAATCGCCAATGAGAGTAACCTCAATACAGGCAGCAGGGAAGAGGAGGGTCCAGGACAAGCTCAGGTAATGAACTGTACAGATGATGTAACTAATAGGGGAAATACTGAGGTTGAAAATATTAAAGGACAGTCTGTTGATTCGTTTTATGGGACATCAGGAAGAACACCGTCTGacacaaaaacatttccattATCTGTCAGTGAGTATGATTCACAGATCGATTCTTCAGATAGCTCTTCCTTCTGCCGTTCGACCGATCCAGTTAGCTCACATGTTGATGATACAAATCCCCTCCAGCTGCAGCAAAGTTCCAATGTACATGGTCAAACAACATCGAGAATGCATGAATCTGATGAATCTAGTTCCTCTTCGACTGACTGGGAACGTTTGGGCGCTCGACCCAAAATCTCTCAAAGACAACGTCCACGGGTTGCTATATCACCACCCCCGCCCCCACCAATCGCTAGCCCTGTATCCGATGGCTTGGCTGGGGATTCCTTAGTACGACATTCACAAGACAAAGCTGTTCATGAAAGTCTGTATGCAAATAGCAGGGATTTTTCATTTCTCGGTAATGAGACATCGCAGGTAACTTCTTTTGTTGATGGAAAGACAAATGCATCAGAAGCTTACAGAGTTAGGACATATTTTGGAGCTTGTCACGCGGTGGCAGTGGGGAATAAGTCGTATGTGAGATCAGATGGTAGTGCTTTTTCAGATGTCTCTATTGGTGGGTTTGAAAGAGTAGGATTACTCGATGGAAGTTCTAACAATGAAAGCTTGTATGGAAGCAGTGCACATGCCGCTGCGGCACCTTTGCGTAATCAGACAGGACTAAGTAATGTCACTTTGGGTTGGAATGGCTCATCAAGCAATGGTGTAAATAATGTTGATGGATTTCTGAATATTGATCATGGAGTTACAGGGCAAAAAGATTATAGCAGGGAGTCGTATTTTCCTGCCG
Above is a window of Montipora capricornis isolate CH-2021 chromosome 6, ASM3666992v2, whole genome shotgun sequence DNA encoding:
- the LOC138053226 gene encoding uncharacterized protein, with the translated sequence MLGQLNNELHYKPVQSDPTSKHISLVEKWCSKWLQKGQISEWVMNKETTPGVAIGNIKTHKAGNPLRLITSCCGTAIEHLSQFTEFYLKPLARRLPSFIKDTTDLLNRIKELNRNGPFPEGTLLVSWDLVSMFPNIDNNLGLPAVEKALDARDKSIPSTKCILEAVEIYLKCNHSVFKGDFFLQIHGTAMGPKNACSYADLAMGKLDHKAKFCGPLKPALWWRYQDDIFDLWQQGPLALENFTGFINSLYPTIKFELVSSDSYLNMLDVTLYLIDGLIRTGIYSKPTDSHLYLPPTSARPKHVFKAIPYGVALRLRRNCTNQNF